The following coding sequences lie in one Enterococcus sp. 9E7_DIV0242 genomic window:
- a CDS encoding DNA-binding protein, producing MIEEYIEKNILRQLFLCEQFYTKKELDLALFAELLGVCKTTLLNDINCLKKELVEDIIQAKRKKDTYSIYFIPTIPLYQLLQKLAAHSLFLRTCELFLNGDTDYIKLTEAEFISVSKAYSLKKQVLDFLTNCGVSIENHTPLFTEIEHRLLQLTLSLRLGWRAKLPQPDAIHAFEQFIDHLNSRCDRIYDEENLEILRLGFFISMTRKNTALGFTPKFAKYLAERPVWHYIQEAWQQTELKNYVSENELLFLGAVVNYCDYSFSNFHLLEEDFQRLHQAFIVENEDVRLLIDQLEQHFQQAFLGNKAFERALIHLIRSAWDNYQLFIPGKPHILTPCQVKLYRELDDLISAWTKQLPYDLAINPSFLRRFTLEISGILRLDRTHLQTYIVTDSDVKYLLYKETLEAVSTCHVHISPTIYKELTTDVQALTASQNTRVLCEHALLTPDSLTKERIIPISIETLETSIQQLVQP from the coding sequence ATGATCGAAGAATATATCGAAAAAAATATCCTGCGCCAGCTTTTTTTATGTGAGCAATTCTATACAAAAAAGGAATTGGATCTGGCGCTCTTTGCTGAACTGCTCGGCGTATGTAAAACAACCTTACTCAATGATATCAATTGCCTAAAAAAAGAGCTGGTAGAGGATATCATCCAAGCCAAACGCAAAAAAGATACCTATTCTATTTATTTTATTCCTACAATACCCTTGTATCAGCTTCTTCAAAAATTGGCTGCTCATTCGCTTTTTTTAAGAACCTGTGAGCTGTTTTTAAACGGAGATACTGACTATATCAAGCTGACCGAAGCTGAGTTCATCTCTGTCAGCAAAGCTTATAGTCTAAAAAAACAAGTATTAGACTTTCTTACCAATTGCGGTGTCTCTATTGAAAACCATACCCCTTTATTTACTGAAATAGAGCATCGGCTCTTGCAATTGACACTCTCTTTACGTCTTGGCTGGCGAGCAAAACTCCCTCAGCCTGATGCAATCCATGCTTTTGAACAGTTCATTGACCATCTAAATAGTCGTTGTGACAGAATCTATGATGAAGAAAATCTGGAAATCCTGCGTTTAGGATTCTTCATCAGTATGACAAGAAAAAATACAGCTCTTGGTTTTACACCAAAATTTGCCAAATATCTGGCAGAACGACCTGTTTGGCACTACATACAAGAAGCGTGGCAACAGACTGAGTTGAAAAACTATGTAAGCGAAAACGAGCTGTTATTTTTGGGTGCAGTCGTCAATTACTGTGATTATTCCTTCTCAAATTTCCATTTGTTAGAAGAGGACTTTCAGCGGCTTCATCAAGCCTTTATTGTTGAAAACGAAGATGTAAGACTGCTGATCGATCAGCTTGAACAGCATTTCCAACAAGCTTTTTTAGGAAATAAAGCTTTTGAAAGGGCGCTGATTCATCTCATCCGTTCAGCATGGGACAACTACCAACTTTTTATTCCCGGAAAACCGCATATTTTGACTCCTTGCCAGGTCAAATTATATAGGGAATTGGACGACTTGATCTCGGCTTGGACAAAACAGTTACCTTATGACCTAGCAATCAATCCTAGCTTTTTACGTCGTTTTACTCTCGAAATAAGCGGAATCCTTCGGCTTGATCGGACGCACTTACAGACCTATATCGTGACAGACTCTGATGTGAAATACCTGCTTTATAAAGAGACGCTGGAAGCTGTCAGCACTTGTCATGTCCATATCAGCCCAACAATATACAAAGAATTGACCACTGACGTACAAGCTCTAACCGCCTCCCAAAACACTCGTGTATTGTGCGAACACGCCCTATTGACACCCGATTCACTGACGAAAGAACGTATTATTCCTATTTCGATCGAAACGTTGGAAACGTCTATTCAACAACTTGTTCAACCATAA
- the tdc gene encoding tyrosine decarboxylase has product MGKDMDIKALFIGDKAENGEEYKELLNKMVSEHLGWRENYVPSDMEAIRVEDKETPKYKATREHMLEVLEEVGQRMRAGSIPWHSAGRYWGQMNTETLMPSLLAYNYAMLWNPNNVALESSMATSQMEAEVGQDFAELFSLEDGWGHITADGSIANLEGLWYARCIKSIPLAAKEVLPDKVAGKSDWELLNMSVEEILSLVETFSDEELDKVKAASSRSGRHIQELGKWLVPQTKHYSWVKALDICGIGLEQMVAVPVQENYRMDTKALEEKIRELTSKKIPILGVVAVVGTTEEGQVDSVHEVVALRERLRKKGIYFYLHVDAAYGGYARSIFLNEAGEFIPYDQLTALFAEHEVFNYPVVIDKNVYEGFKAISEAESITVDPHKMGYVPYAAGGIAIKHKNMRNIISYFAPYVFEKSVKAPDMLGAYILEGSKAGATAAAVWTAHRVLPLNVTGYGQLIGASIEAAQRFRDFLGRLTFTVKGKTIEVHPLNHPDFNMVDWVFKEQGCKDLKAINELNEKMFDYSSYLEGDVYTNRFITSHTTFTQADYGDSPVRFVESMGIEVEQWQKEKQVTLLRAAIMTPYLTDDKIFDFYTAAITKAMEAKLNEIIE; this is encoded by the coding sequence ATGGGTAAAGATATGGATATTAAAGCACTATTTATTGGCGATAAAGCTGAAAACGGAGAAGAATATAAAGAACTGCTGAATAAAATGGTCAGTGAACACTTAGGATGGCGCGAAAATTATGTACCTTCTGATATGGAGGCTATTCGTGTAGAAGACAAAGAGACACCAAAATACAAAGCAACAAGAGAACATATGCTGGAGGTATTAGAAGAAGTCGGGCAACGAATGCGCGCGGGTTCTATTCCTTGGCATTCTGCTGGTCGCTATTGGGGACAAATGAATACAGAAACGCTGATGCCTTCTTTATTGGCGTACAACTATGCAATGTTGTGGAATCCTAATAATGTCGCTTTGGAATCTTCTATGGCGACTTCTCAGATGGAAGCTGAGGTAGGTCAAGATTTCGCTGAGTTGTTTAGCTTGGAAGATGGTTGGGGCCATATTACTGCAGATGGTTCTATCGCCAATCTGGAAGGATTATGGTATGCCCGCTGTATCAAATCGATCCCATTGGCTGCAAAAGAAGTGTTGCCTGACAAGGTAGCTGGAAAATCTGACTGGGAATTGTTGAATATGTCTGTGGAGGAAATTCTTTCTTTGGTAGAGACATTCAGTGACGAAGAGCTGGACAAGGTAAAAGCAGCTTCTTCAAGAAGCGGCAGACACATTCAAGAGTTAGGAAAATGGCTCGTCCCTCAAACCAAGCACTATTCATGGGTCAAAGCGCTAGATATTTGCGGCATTGGTCTTGAGCAAATGGTTGCTGTGCCAGTACAGGAAAATTATCGGATGGATACGAAAGCACTAGAAGAAAAAATCCGCGAACTGACAAGTAAAAAAATCCCGATCTTGGGTGTTGTTGCTGTAGTTGGGACGACTGAAGAAGGTCAGGTCGATAGCGTACATGAGGTCGTAGCCTTGCGAGAACGTCTACGTAAAAAGGGGATTTATTTCTACTTGCATGTGGATGCAGCTTATGGTGGTTATGCACGTTCTATATTTTTAAATGAAGCAGGGGAATTTATTCCATATGATCAGCTGACTGCACTTTTTGCTGAACATGAAGTATTCAATTATCCGGTAGTGATCGATAAAAATGTTTATGAAGGCTTTAAGGCAATTTCAGAAGCAGAATCTATCACTGTTGATCCACATAAGATGGGGTATGTCCCTTATGCTGCTGGAGGAATTGCCATCAAACATAAAAACATGCGGAACATCATCTCCTATTTTGCGCCATATGTCTTTGAAAAGTCTGTCAAAGCGCCAGACATGTTGGGTGCCTATATTTTAGAAGGTTCTAAAGCCGGGGCAACAGCTGCTGCAGTTTGGACCGCTCATCGTGTGTTGCCGCTCAATGTCACTGGATATGGCCAGTTGATTGGTGCTTCGATCGAAGCAGCACAACGCTTCAGAGATTTTCTTGGTCGGTTGACATTTACTGTGAAGGGGAAGACGATCGAAGTTCATCCATTGAATCATCCGGACTTTAACATGGTCGATTGGGTGTTCAAAGAACAGGGGTGTAAAGATCTAAAAGCCATCAATGAATTGAACGAAAAAATGTTTGACTACTCTTCTTATTTAGAAGGAGACGTATACACGAATCGTTTTATCACTTCACATACAACCTTCACACAAGCCGATTATGGAGACTCACCAGTTAGATTTGTTGAAAGTATGGGGATAGAGGTAGAGCAATGGCAAAAAGAAAAACAAGTGACTTTACTGAGAGCTGCAATCATGACTCCATACTTAACAGACGATAAAATCTTTGATTTTTATACTGCAGCGATCACAAAGGCAATGGAAGCCAAGCTGAATGAGATTATTGAATGA
- a CDS encoding amino acid permease, with amino-acid sequence MSNTKSSNQISTMTFIGMTCALVASVRNIPDVAAAGWTMLFYMLVAVLLYAFPVSLISGEFAGMFPGVGGPELWVSNSLGKKWGFVVSWLLWVQMFPGMVMVASALAPLFGNIIDNVPLGLSSKFTLVVILIVYWGITLLNLKFDMAKLGGKIGVWLGLYLPLAIMLVLGVAAWMKIGLLPTGTLGHFSWDKLIPDMATAKSLQYFTPIMFIFTGIEMSSVYITRLKNPVKTYLKGIFIALIFLFIVNILNAFVVANVIPSGKMELNNIAQSITIYCQILGLPHFIVNLFSLLVFIGVAVQLSAWASGPAKTVVASARKGYYPPKFRFWKTNKFDVSKAVILTQSTIISIFAFFYLLIPGVNQAFLMLVNATTVLYCLVYIIMGIALLKLRQLKPELARPFRIGKKGSQGNATVWMTVGILFATIIISVGLTLKAGSLVNLIAVIGITSIMFLIPLGIEKIRKPEWESEVAQQMEKEEK; translated from the coding sequence ATGTCGAATACTAAATCGTCCAATCAGATCTCGACAATGACGTTTATTGGGATGACCTGTGCCCTGGTTGCAAGTGTACGAAATATCCCGGATGTTGCGGCTGCCGGTTGGACTATGCTCTTTTATATGCTTGTTGCTGTTCTGCTTTATGCATTTCCGGTGTCCCTGATTTCCGGTGAATTTGCCGGAATGTTTCCAGGAGTAGGGGGACCCGAGCTCTGGGTTTCCAATTCTTTAGGAAAAAAATGGGGCTTTGTGGTTTCTTGGTTGTTGTGGGTTCAAATGTTTCCGGGAATGGTCATGGTAGCTTCTGCATTGGCTCCTCTATTTGGCAATATTATTGATAATGTCCCATTAGGCTTAAGCAGCAAATTCACACTCGTCGTGATCCTTATTGTTTACTGGGGAATCACATTATTAAACTTAAAATTTGATATGGCGAAGCTTGGCGGAAAAATTGGTGTCTGGTTAGGGTTGTATCTGCCGTTGGCAATCATGTTGGTATTGGGAGTGGCTGCATGGATGAAAATTGGTTTGCTGCCAACGGGTACACTTGGTCATTTTTCATGGGACAAGCTGATACCAGATATGGCAACGGCTAAATCCTTACAGTATTTTACGCCGATCATGTTTATTTTTACAGGGATCGAAATGTCTTCTGTTTATATTACTCGCTTGAAAAATCCAGTTAAAACGTATCTAAAAGGTATTTTTATAGCATTGATCTTCCTCTTTATTGTAAATATATTGAATGCCTTTGTTGTAGCAAACGTGATTCCAAGTGGAAAGATGGAACTGAACAACATCGCTCAATCAATAACTATCTATTGCCAGATACTAGGACTGCCACATTTTATAGTAAATCTATTTAGTCTATTGGTTTTCATTGGAGTAGCTGTACAATTGTCCGCATGGGCTTCAGGTCCGGCCAAAACAGTGGTGGCAAGCGCAAGAAAAGGGTATTATCCACCTAAGTTTCGATTTTGGAAAACGAATAAATTTGATGTGTCTAAAGCAGTTATCCTGACGCAATCAACGATTATTTCTATTTTTGCCTTTTTCTATCTATTGATTCCCGGGGTAAATCAAGCTTTTTTGATGTTAGTCAATGCAACAACCGTTTTATATTGCCTCGTCTACATCATCATGGGAATCGCTTTGCTTAAATTGCGTCAGTTGAAACCAGAGCTTGCGCGGCCTTTTAGGATCGGTAAAAAGGGAAGTCAAGGGAATGCTACAGTTTGGATGACTGTAGGTATTCTATTTGCAACGATCATTATTTCTGTTGGGTTGACCCTAAAGGCAGGTTCTTTGGTCAATCTGATTGCAGTCATAGGAATCACCAGTATCATGTTCCTGATTCCATTGGGCATCGAAAAAATCAGAAAACCGGAATGGGAAAGTGAAGTTGCGCAACAGATGGAAAAAGAAGAGAAGTGA
- a CDS encoding LysR family transcriptional regulator, translating into MNLRQLRIFKVVAQTENMTEASKLLYLSQPAVSQTIHELEEELHIPLFDRKGRSIKLNAVGQLFFTRIHAFLEEYESLEAFADGIKNLPLKIGSTITIANQRLPEILTTYHAANDQAEITIDTAEKILLALANHELDLALVEGVVNPRAFDAIPFGSYEMKIIVSRKHPFAKRRTIKISEFLEQPLLLRDKSSAIRQTLDSWLLLHQVQAQPFLTSINSQALLESVRGNLGITVLPELLLDKCSQQEDFVALPFKEGKLFNSMQLVTNKGQQATPRIQQFYDIVTGENKPTLSL; encoded by the coding sequence ATGAATCTACGCCAGTTACGTATTTTCAAAGTAGTGGCTCAAACGGAAAATATGACCGAGGCTTCTAAGCTGCTCTACTTATCACAGCCTGCTGTTAGTCAGACGATTCATGAACTGGAAGAAGAGCTGCATATACCGTTATTCGATCGAAAGGGACGATCAATCAAACTGAATGCTGTCGGCCAGCTTTTTTTTACTCGTATCCATGCTTTTTTAGAGGAATATGAATCGCTGGAAGCTTTCGCAGATGGTATCAAAAACCTCCCCTTGAAAATCGGATCTACCATTACCATCGCCAATCAACGTCTACCTGAAATCCTGACTACCTATCACGCCGCCAACGACCAAGCAGAGATCACCATCGATACTGCAGAAAAAATTTTGCTGGCCTTAGCCAATCATGAGCTTGATTTGGCCTTGGTTGAAGGCGTCGTGAACCCACGAGCTTTTGATGCTATTCCCTTTGGTTCCTATGAGATGAAAATCATTGTCTCAAGAAAACATCCTTTCGCTAAACGGAGGACGATTAAAATCAGTGAGTTTCTTGAGCAACCACTTTTACTTCGTGATAAGAGCAGTGCAATCCGCCAGACCTTAGATAGCTGGCTGCTACTCCATCAGGTGCAAGCTCAGCCCTTTTTGACTAGTATCAACTCACAGGCACTGCTTGAATCTGTTCGTGGAAATCTTGGCATCACAGTACTTCCTGAATTATTGTTAGATAAATGCAGTCAGCAAGAAGATTTTGTTGCTTTACCGTTTAAAGAAGGAAAACTATTCAACAGCATGCAACTAGTGACTAATAAAGGACAACAAGCAACGCCACGCATTCAACAATTTTATGACATTGTAACAGGCGAAAATAAACCTACACTTTCGTTATAG
- a CDS encoding LacI family DNA-binding transcriptional regulator, with protein MKATMKDVATLAGVGVGTVSRVINGVKVKDSTREKVFAAIKELNYEPDEYARGLKTNKSNSIALILPKIWHPFFSEFAYFVEEALSKANYKMFLCNADGSAEKEKEYIQMLKQSKVDGIIGITYSDIDQYISSNLPFVSIDRHFSEKVAYVTSDNFVGGQIAAQELLSRGAKCLAYVGGNSPYPNETKNRNEGFKSFCASLGIETKTLDMLEPIEHIEQQLDTFFMENPAIDGIFTVNDFMALDVMRALKRAGKTAPKDYQIIGFDGIRMAQEQEFLLSTLAQPIAEMAQQSVELLIKMIVEKHPPERIVLPVKFIEGNTTRKKIN; from the coding sequence ATGAAAGCAACGATGAAAGATGTCGCAACACTGGCAGGAGTAGGTGTAGGCACTGTTTCTCGCGTGATAAATGGAGTAAAGGTAAAGGATTCCACAAGAGAAAAGGTTTTTGCGGCAATCAAAGAATTAAATTATGAACCCGATGAATACGCCAGAGGGTTAAAAACAAATAAAAGCAATAGCATCGCGCTTATCTTACCTAAAATCTGGCATCCATTTTTTTCAGAGTTTGCCTATTTCGTTGAAGAAGCGCTAAGTAAGGCAAACTATAAAATGTTTTTATGCAATGCGGACGGGAGTGCAGAGAAGGAGAAAGAATACATTCAAATGTTAAAGCAGAGTAAGGTGGATGGGATCATCGGAATCACTTATTCTGATATTGACCAGTACATTTCATCTAATCTGCCATTTGTCAGTATTGATCGTCATTTCTCTGAAAAAGTGGCTTATGTGACTTCAGATAATTTTGTTGGAGGTCAGATTGCAGCGCAAGAGCTGTTGAGTCGGGGAGCAAAATGTCTGGCATATGTTGGTGGAAACTCTCCATATCCCAATGAAACTAAAAACAGAAATGAGGGGTTTAAAAGCTTCTGCGCCTCTTTAGGAATCGAAACCAAGACATTAGATATGTTGGAGCCCATCGAACATATTGAGCAGCAGCTGGACACATTTTTTATGGAAAATCCTGCTATTGATGGGATTTTTACAGTGAATGATTTTATGGCACTGGACGTGATGAGGGCATTGAAAAGAGCGGGCAAAACAGCGCCAAAAGATTATCAGATCATCGGCTTTGATGGTATACGAATGGCTCAAGAGCAAGAATTTTTACTGTCGACTCTTGCTCAGCCAATAGCAGAAATGGCCCAACAATCTGTTGAGTTGCTAATTAAAATGATAGTAGAAAAGCATCCGCCGGAACGGATCGTTCTGCCAGTCAAATTTATAGAGGGAAACACGACCCGTAAAAAAATCAACTAA
- a CDS encoding ABC transporter substrate-binding protein → MKRKLMFIASVCALMVGGIVGCGTKEKSGSSDPGEIKVWVQFSDETPEGKAWQEIVEGFNKENDGKFKAVTEYIPRSGSGGGYEDKVNAAITTNSLPDVITLDGPNTAAYAHSGVLEPLDDYLEDAEMDDVLDSIIQQGTYDGKFYAFGFSESSVGIYYNKELFQAAGITESELPTLDKPWTWSEFQAICKKLKDKYQTPAIDLQLASGDEMLTYAYLPFVWSNGGNLVDETGKIAEGYFNDEKTATALNFIQELVKKEYTTISPIEKGFETGKYPMLLSGSWTMADLAENYQDVEYGILPYPVSDTTKELVSPTGSWQLGMTANTEKKEGAAAFITYATNTESSRIISLGNSVLPIRHSTIDLIKDEVSDGMRILMEQNQQSGHARPVVVAYPQVSRAFQQAIQDVSYYEENPDIQKIVDARAAEMQQAIDSSLK, encoded by the coding sequence ATGAAACGAAAATTGATGTTTATTGCAAGTGTGTGTGCGTTGATGGTAGGTGGGATAGTTGGCTGTGGTACAAAGGAGAAGTCTGGTAGTAGTGATCCGGGAGAAATCAAGGTTTGGGTTCAATTTTCAGATGAGACACCGGAAGGGAAAGCCTGGCAAGAAATCGTAGAGGGCTTCAATAAAGAAAATGATGGAAAGTTTAAAGCAGTCACTGAATACATTCCACGTAGCGGCAGTGGAGGTGGTTACGAGGATAAGGTCAATGCAGCAATTACTACGAATAGCTTGCCAGATGTTATCACGTTAGACGGACCGAATACGGCTGCTTATGCTCATTCAGGCGTTTTAGAGCCATTAGATGATTATCTAGAAGATGCTGAGATGGATGATGTATTAGACAGTATTATTCAACAAGGAACATATGATGGGAAATTTTACGCGTTCGGTTTTTCAGAATCCAGTGTCGGTATTTATTACAATAAAGAACTGTTTCAAGCAGCTGGAATTACCGAGAGTGAATTGCCAACCCTAGACAAGCCATGGACTTGGAGTGAGTTTCAAGCGATTTGTAAAAAGTTGAAAGATAAGTATCAAACCCCGGCAATCGATCTACAGTTGGCTTCAGGCGATGAAATGCTGACATACGCATATCTTCCATTTGTCTGGTCGAATGGCGGCAATTTAGTTGATGAGACAGGCAAGATTGCAGAAGGATATTTTAATGATGAAAAAACAGCCACCGCTTTGAACTTTATCCAAGAGCTGGTGAAAAAGGAGTATACCACGATCAGTCCAATCGAAAAAGGCTTTGAAACGGGAAAATATCCAATGCTTTTAAGTGGTTCGTGGACAATGGCTGATTTAGCTGAAAATTATCAAGACGTAGAGTATGGGATCTTGCCTTATCCTGTTTCTGATACAACCAAAGAGTTAGTTTCTCCGACTGGCAGCTGGCAGTTGGGAATGACTGCAAATACAGAGAAAAAAGAAGGCGCTGCGGCATTTATCACATATGCAACCAATACCGAATCCAGTCGAATCATCAGCTTGGGAAATAGTGTGCTGCCTATCCGCCATTCAACCATTGATTTGATCAAGGATGAGGTTTCTGATGGCATGCGTATCCTAATGGAACAAAATCAACAATCCGGTCATGCGAGACCAGTAGTTGTTGCTTATCCTCAAGTTTCAAGAGCTTTTCAACAAGCTATCCAGGATGTCAGCTACTATGAAGAAAATCCCGATATCCAAAAAATTGTTGATGCACGAGCAGCAGAAATGCAACAAGCCATTGATAGTTCATTGAAATAG
- a CDS encoding carbohydrate ABC transporter permease has protein sequence MVQQKSSLKETLVGYSFLSPALILLIIFLVIPVGMVFYYAFTDYYLLTPDARQFIGLDNFKRLLGDPVFIKSIWNTAKFVLWIIPVQLGAALGMALIINKKRKGNMFFKVAFFAPVVMSLVVISILWLYLLNPNEGLINTLLAKIGIASQPFLTSPKQAMYTIVFVSAWQGAGYQMLLFLGGMQNIPQDVYEAAEIDGFSKFQQFRYITLPLLKPTAIFVLLTTLISAFKLIVQPMVMTQGGPMGSTMTMVYYIYQTGFTDRLVGYSSSIALIFTTMIGLITIAQRKLVKEDD, from the coding sequence ATTGTGCAGCAAAAATCAAGCTTAAAAGAAACGCTCGTGGGCTATAGCTTTTTGTCTCCGGCGCTCATTCTATTGATTATTTTTCTTGTTATCCCAGTAGGAATGGTCTTTTATTATGCATTTACAGATTATTACCTATTGACGCCTGATGCGAGACAATTTATCGGGTTAGATAATTTTAAACGGTTACTGGGAGATCCAGTTTTTATTAAAAGCATTTGGAATACTGCAAAATTTGTTCTATGGATCATTCCTGTACAATTGGGAGCGGCTTTGGGGATGGCATTGATCATTAATAAGAAGAGAAAAGGGAATATGTTTTTCAAAGTAGCCTTCTTTGCTCCTGTAGTTATGTCCCTCGTGGTGATTTCCATTTTATGGTTATATCTGTTGAATCCTAATGAGGGATTGATCAATACGCTATTAGCCAAAATAGGTATTGCCTCACAGCCGTTTTTAACCAGTCCTAAGCAAGCCATGTATACGATTGTGTTTGTTTCTGCCTGGCAGGGTGCCGGGTATCAAATGCTGCTTTTTCTTGGTGGAATGCAAAATATTCCTCAAGATGTATATGAAGCAGCTGAGATTGATGGTTTTTCAAAATTTCAGCAATTTCGCTATATCACCTTGCCGTTACTGAAGCCAACCGCAATTTTTGTCTTACTTACGACACTGATTTCAGCATTCAAGCTGATCGTTCAGCCGATGGTCATGACGCAAGGCGGGCCAATGGGGTCAACGATGACGATGGTTTATTATATTTACCAGACCGGATTTACTGATCGTCTGGTGGGGTATTCCAGTTCTATTGCCCTTATTTTTACAACAATGATTGGTCTGATAACGATTGCGCAAAGAAAACTTGTGAAGGAGGATGACTAA
- a CDS encoding carbohydrate ABC transporter permease: MTRKIGPLMIIEYLLLFLLAALFIFPMLWMIVSSMKPEADVYTNLSSFKAFLPSLNPANWFKTYQEVIERFSIGTYLINSVFYGLTFAFGSIVVNSLAGFAFAKINFKGKKLLFGFLLALLIIPMETVLIPQFTIVNSLGLVNSRLAVVLPAMASVFNIYLFRNFFIAIPEEIIESARLDGASIWTIFLRVMLPMSKPAIATVGVLSFISSWNDYIWPLMVLTDRSKFSMQVAITTINTTQPVYINQVMAVLTISTIPLIIVYIVAQKYILQGLGGSGTGIK; the protein is encoded by the coding sequence ATGACTCGAAAGATTGGTCCATTAATGATTATTGAGTATCTGTTGCTCTTTCTGCTAGCAGCGCTATTTATCTTTCCTATGCTATGGATGATTGTTTCTTCTATGAAACCGGAAGCAGATGTTTATACGAATCTAAGCTCCTTCAAAGCCTTTTTACCGAGCTTGAATCCGGCAAATTGGTTTAAAACCTATCAAGAGGTTATTGAGCGATTTAGTATCGGAACGTATCTCATCAATAGTGTTTTCTATGGGTTAACCTTTGCCTTTGGTTCGATTGTGGTTAATTCCCTTGCCGGTTTTGCTTTTGCGAAAATCAATTTTAAAGGAAAAAAACTTCTCTTTGGCTTTTTACTGGCTTTGTTGATCATTCCTATGGAGACGGTATTGATCCCTCAGTTTACGATCGTTAATTCGTTGGGATTGGTAAATAGTAGATTAGCAGTAGTGCTGCCGGCAATGGCAAGTGTCTTCAATATTTACTTATTTAGAAATTTTTTTATTGCAATACCGGAAGAAATCATTGAATCAGCAAGGCTGGATGGAGCAAGTATCTGGACGATTTTCTTGCGAGTGATGCTGCCTATGTCAAAGCCGGCAATCGCAACAGTAGGGGTACTTTCCTTTATTAGCAGTTGGAATGATTATATTTGGCCATTGATGGTGCTTACGGATAGAAGTAAATTTTCAATGCAGGTGGCTATCACTACGATCAACACGACGCAGCCTGTGTATATCAATCAAGTGATGGCTGTTTTAACGATATCAACGATTCCATTGATTATTGTCTATATCGTGGCGCAAAAATATATTCTTCAAGGACTGGGTGGTTCTGGAACAGGGATAAAATAG